A single Primulina eburnea isolate SZY01 chromosome 11, ASM2296580v1, whole genome shotgun sequence DNA region contains:
- the LOC140805460 gene encoding uncharacterized protein, giving the protein MPPRRVPQPASGRAPEQSITSSDPMDVTATPMETLFKRFQSFRPLTLKGTENAVECDSWLEDIEMLFESLEYIDDRRVKLVGHQLQDVAKNWRITMKRALEHRDKGAEFANLRQGQLNIEEYVAKFSSLLRFAPHVAENEEAIADQFINGLNPEIFTFVNTGRPNNFTDALNRAKRAEA; this is encoded by the exons atgccgcctCGACGAGTACCACAACCAGCATCAGGTCGGGCACCAGAACAGAGCATTACATCCAGTGATCCGATGGACGTGactgctacaccgatggagactttgtTTAAACGGTTTCAGTCTTTCCGACCACTGACACTGAAAGGCACAGAAAATGCAGTCGAGTGTGATAGTTGGctagaggatatcgagatgctatTCGAATCCCTTGAGTACATTGATGACCGACGAGTGAAATTAGTTGGGCAccaactgcaagatgtggccAAGAACTGGAGGATTACTAtgaagagagcattggagcaccgTG ATAAGGGTGCCGAGTTCGCCAATTTGAGGCAAGGACAATTGAACATAGAAGAATATGTTGCCAAGTTCTCgtcattgctccgatttgctcctcatgttgcCGAGAATGAAGAGGCTattgcggatcagtttataaatggcttgaatccaGAAATCTTTACCTTTGTGAATACCGGTAGGCCTAACAACTTTACTGATGCGTTGAACCGTGCCAAGAGAGCGGAAGCTTGA